Proteins from a genomic interval of Danio rerio strain Tuebingen ecotype United States chromosome 4, GRCz12tu, whole genome shotgun sequence:
- the si:ch211-229l10.11 gene encoding uncharacterized protein si:ch211-229l10.11 isoform X1 has protein sequence MAFVKEESEDVKIEETFTVKQEDLHEQTDLFKEYERSKEEEHHVKIEDKTHLETDDILKMRDKRCFTCNQCGKSLANKSKLKIHMRVHNREKLFTCTQCGKNFNQSSHLNQHMRIHTGEKPFTCTQCGKSFSYSANLNQHMRIHTGEKPFTCTQCGKSFSNSANLNQHMRIHTGEKPFTCTQCGKSFSQSSYLNQHMRIHTGEKPFTCTQCGKSFSQSPYLNQHMRIHTGEKPFTCSQCGKSFSQSSSLYLHMRIHTGEKPFTCTQCGKSFSKSSNLNIHMRNHTGEKPFTCLQCGKSFSQSTSLNLHMRIHTGEKPFTCTQCGKSFSQSSNPNIHMRNHIGEKPFTCTQCEKSFSQSTSLNRQMMIHTGEKEFMCLKCENTFITAAELKRHQRVHTGEKPYKCSQCSKRFARSGTLKTHERIHIGEKL, from the exons ATGGCGTTtgttaaagaggagagtgaagatgtgaagattgaagaaacattcacagtcaaacaggaagatctgcatgaacaaacag acctGTTTAAAGAGTATGagaggagtaaagaggaggaacatcatgtcaaaattgaagacaaaactcatttagagactgatgatattttaaaaatgagagaCAAGCGTTGTTTTACCTGcaatcagtgtgggaagagtttggcaaacaaaagcaaactAAAGATCCACATGAGGGTCCACAATAGGgagaaactattcacatgcactcagtgtgggaagaatttcaaccaatcatcacaccttaatcaacacatgaggatccacactggagagaaaccattcacatgcacccagtgtgggaagagtttcagctactcagcaaaccttaatcaacacatgaggatccacactggagagaaaccattcacatgcacccagtgtgggaagagtttcagcaactcagcaaaccttaatcaacacatgaggattcacactggagagaaaccattcacatgtactcagtgtgggaagagtttcagccaatcatcataccttaatcaacacatgaggatccacactggagagaaaccattcacatgcactcagtgtggaaagagtttcagccaatcaccataccttaatcaacacatgaggatccacactggagagaaaccattcacatgcagtcagtgtgggaagagtttcagccaatcatcatccctttatctacacatgaggatacacactggagagaaaccattcacatgtactcagtgtggtaagagtttcagcaaatcatcaaaccttaatatacacatgaggaaccacactggagagaaaccattcacatgccttcagtgtgggaagagttttagccaatcaacatcccttaatctacacatgaggatacacactggagagaaaccattcacatgtactcagtgtggtaagagtttcagccaatcatcaaaccctaATATACACATGAGGAACCACattggagagaaaccattcacatgcactcagtgtgagaagagttttagccaatcaacatcccttaatcgacaaatgatgatccacactggagagaaagagTTTATGTGCTTGAAGTGTGAGaatacttttattacagctgcagAATTGAAACGCCACCAGAgggttcacactggagaaaaaccgtacaagtgttcacagtgCAGTAAGAGGTTTGCTCGCTCAGGaaccctgaaaacacatgagaggattcacattGGAGAGAAACTGTAG
- the si:ch211-229l10.11 gene encoding uncharacterized protein si:ch211-229l10.11 isoform X2: MAFVKEESEDVKIEETFTVKQEDLHEQTDLFKEYERSKEEEHHVKIEDKTHLETDDILKMRDKRCFTCNQCGKSLANKSKLKIHMRVHNREKLFTCTQCGKNFNQSSHLNQHMRIHTGEKPFTCTQCGKSFSYSANLNQHMRIHTGEKPFTCTQCGKSFSNSANLNQHMRIHTGEKPFTCTQCGKSFSQSSYLNQHMRIHTGEKPFTCTQCGKSFSQSPYLNQHMRIHTGEKPFTCSQCGKSFSQSSSLYLHMRIHTGEKPFTCTQCGKSFSKSSNLNIHMRNHTGEKPFTCLQCGKKF; encoded by the exons ATGGCGTTtgttaaagaggagagtgaagatgtgaagattgaagaaacattcacagtcaaacaggaagatctgcatgaacaaacag acctGTTTAAAGAGTATGagaggagtaaagaggaggaacatcatgtcaaaattgaagacaaaactcatttagagactgatgatattttaaaaatgagagaCAAGCGTTGTTTTACCTGcaatcagtgtgggaagagtttggcaaacaaaagcaaactAAAGATCCACATGAGGGTCCACAATAGGgagaaactattcacatgcactcagtgtgggaagaatttcaaccaatcatcacaccttaatcaacacatgaggatccacactggagagaaaccattcacatgcacccagtgtgggaagagtttcagctactcagcaaaccttaatcaacacatgaggatccacactggagagaaaccattcacatgcacccagtgtgggaagagtttcagcaactcagcaaaccttaatcaacacatgaggattcacactggagagaaaccattcacatgtactcagtgtgggaagagtttcagccaatcatcataccttaatcaacacatgaggatccacactggagagaaaccattcacatgcactcagtgtggaaagagtttcagccaatcaccataccttaatcaacacatgaggatccacactggagagaaaccattcacatgcagtcagtgtgggaagagtttcagccaatcatcatccctttatctacacatgaggatacacactggagagaaaccattcacatgtactcagtgtggtaagagtttcagcaaatcatcaaaccttaatatacacatgaggaaccacactggagagaaaccattcacatgccttcagtgtgggaaga agttttag
- the LOC137490515 gene encoding uncharacterized protein codes for MKQDPSQSFNHKELAKITGTLSHTLIATLKLSNRHASQLQHKLTRLQARTEQLELEAQERLKQPNEMDEGTTEEINKLQEALTAITEQREQARADHADVANKLDYAEQLLKEAKVDLRDKKASIKALETHLSEARHEINRLMQEVDDIKEESASELRHAYALRYEPPKTRCAPASPLPSRTGSPVPELSPTERGEKPHRRSSPTPSEESYLIPQRREPVIASHRSSYSLDLKDLDKLARNIGKFTPSVSGGLEVHAYLQDIDFHLEMRPNVSDKERLYLLRATSSTEVRSFLDRQPARVKNDYRLLQEALIKEFANPESDQGLLSALETKQARNESPHAYYNRLRQAFFGTRNEPNMEEDLNFKILFLRNLHPAVSQHLGVLACPRTMSIQQLRDLTQKAHDKQKMVLEKNTKTATVLAFNTQNPELALEGAQRPNSVRPPSPEWNASLSNRQRNSYADTRFKQRNSHWDGPRGQRRSPEHHRERNQWGSNKSWSPSSSPSKGRHQNPVSSSPRSQRRYSKHFHPDNAQTQSQQEENTPPGFDPQELVKLMMKEFLKCIEEDRKREKEKADSA; via the coding sequence atgaAGCAAGACCCAAGTCAAAGCTTCAACCACAAGGAGCTGGCCAAAATCACTGGTACTTTGAGTCACACACTCATAGCCACCCTCAAATTGAGTAACAGACACGCCTCCCAACTCCAACACAAGCTGACACGCCTGCAAGCCCGCACCGAGCAGCTAGAGCTAGAGGCTCAGGAACGTCTGAAACAACCAAATGAGATGGATGAAGGTACCACAGAGGAGATCAACAAACTACAAGAAGCCCTAACAGCCATCACAGAACAAAGAGAACAAGCCAGAGCAGACCACGCTGACGTCGCTAACAAGCTAGATTACGCTGAACAGCTACTGAAGGAAGCGAAGGTGGACTTAAGAGACAAGAAGGCCAGTATCAAAGCCCTTGAAACTCACCTGAGCGAAGCAAGACATGAGATCAACAGACTAATGCAGGAAGTGGATGACATCAAAGAGGAGTCCGCCAGTGAACTCAGGCATGCCTATGCACTGCGCTATGAACCTCCAAAGACAAGATGTGCACCAGCCTCGCCCCTGCCAAGCAGGACGGGATCCCCTGTCCCTGAGCTCTCACCTACTGAAAGAGGTGAAAAACCACATCGAAGATCTTCGCCAACACCTTCTGAAGAGTCTTACCTTATCCCACAGCGACGAGAGCCTGTGATAGCCAGTCACAGATCGTCATACAGTCTGGACCTGAAAGACCTTGACAAGCTGGCCAGAAACATTGGCAAGTTTACTCCAAGTGTGTCAGGTGGGTTGGAGGTCCACGCTTACTTGCAAGACATTGATTTCCACCTGGAAATGAGACCCAATGTCTCTGATAAAGAAAGACTGTATTTGCTTCGAGCCACATCCAGCACTGAGGTGCGCAGCTTCCTGGACCGACAACCGGCTCGGGTAAAGAACGATTACCGCTTGCTCCAAGAAGCCCTCATCAAAGAGTTTGCAAACCCTGAATCAGATCAAGGACTGTTAAGTGCTCTGGAGACAAAACAAGCTCGCAATGAGTCCCCACATGCTTACTACAACCGACTCAGGCAAGCCTTTTTCGGAACTCGCAACGAACCGAATATGGAGGAAGACCTGAACTTTAAGATTCTCTTCCTGAGAAACCTCCATCCTGCAGTAAGCCAACATCTCGGAGTACTCGCATGCCCACGAACAATGAGCATCCAGCAATTGCGAGATTTGACACAGAAAGCACACGACAAACAAAAGATGGTGTTAGAGAAAAACACTAAAACTGCAACAGTTCTTGCCTTTAACACCCAGAATCCAGAACTGGCACTAGAGGGTGCCCAACGCCCAAACAGCGTGAGACCACCATCCCCAGAGTGGAATGCATCTTTGTCCAATAGACAACGGAACTCCTACGCTGACACGAGATTCAAACAGAGGAACAGTCACTGGGATGGACCGCGTGGACAACGACGCTCACCTGAACACCACCGGGAAAGAAACCAATGGGGGTCAAACAAAAGCTGGTCACCATCCAGTAGTCCCTCCAAGGGAAGACATCAAAACCCTGTATCATCAAGTCCAAGGAGTCAACGAAGGTACTCCAAACATTTCCACCCTGACAACGCTCAGACTCAATCCCAGCAAGAGGAAAATACCCCACCGGGATTTGACCCTCAAGAACTGGTAAAATTGATGATGAAAGAGTTTCTCAAATGCATAGAAGAGGACAGGAAACGGGAAAAGGAAAAAGCAGATTCAGCCTGA